From the genome of Nicotiana sylvestris chromosome 2, ASM39365v2, whole genome shotgun sequence, one region includes:
- the LOC138885859 gene encoding uncharacterized protein, which produces MIAGLELVKSLGEKVVEAKCDSLLVVNQVNKSFEVRKDGMERYLDKLQVTLHRFKEWALDHIPREQNSEADILANLGSSVEEDDIIPGTVIWLSRFVAEEGHAEINSTSLTWDWRNKYIEYLKNGKLTSDHKESRAIRTKAARFTLDEDGILYRRTFNGPLAVCLGPGDITCVLREIHEGTWGNHSGAESLIRTIVRAGYYWDSMEKDTKAFVRKCVKCQKFAPMIHSPKSNFIQSCPHGLS; this is translated from the coding sequence aTGATTGCTGGTCTCGAGCTAGTTAAAAGTTTGGGGGAAAAAGTTGTTGAAGCCAAGTGCGATTCTTTattggtggtgaaccaagtaaacaaaagcttCGAAGTTCGGAAGGATGGGATGgaaaggtatttggacaagctacaggtaaccttgcaccgcttcaaggagtggGCTCTAGACCACATACCTCGAGAACAAAACAGTGAGGCCGATATACTTGCAAACTTGGGGTCATCAGTCGAGGAAGATGATATTATCCCGGGGACTGTCATCTGGTTATCGAGATTTGTGGCCGAggagggtcatgccgagataaattctacaagtttgacttgggattggaggaataagtatattGAATATTTAAAAAATGGAAAGCTCACATCGGACCATAAAGAGTCAAGGGCTATACGAACCAAGGCCGCTCGGTTCACATTGGATGAAGATGGAATATTATATAGAAGGACGTTCAATGGACCATTGGCGGTATGTTTAGGGCCGGGGGACATAACTTGTGTTTTACGAGAGATCCACGAAGGCACTTGGGGAAACCACTCCGGCGCCGAGTCTTTAATTCGCACAATTGttagagcagggtattactgggatagcatggaaaaagacactaaggcGTTTGTTAGAAAATGTGTTAAATGTCAAAAGTTTGCACCAATGATTCACAGCCCGAAGAGCAACTTCATTCAGTCCTGTCCccatggcctttcatga